One window of Balnearium lithotrophicum genomic DNA carries:
- the smpB gene encoding SsrA-binding protein SmpB — protein sequence MAGGRTPEIKNKKAFFDYEILEKYEAGIELKGTEVKSIREGKVNLRDSFVRIENGEAYLFNAYIAPYTHGNLFNHEPTRRRKLLLHKREIKRLLGKVQEKGLTIVPLRMYFNKRGKVKVEIALVRGKKKYDKREAIKRRELEREAQKAMKYYK from the coding sequence ATGGCCGGAGGAAGAACACCAGAGATAAAAAACAAAAAGGCTTTCTTTGACTATGAGATTCTCGAAAAGTACGAAGCAGGTATTGAGCTAAAGGGAACAGAGGTTAAATCCATAAGGGAGGGAAAAGTTAATTTAAGGGATTCCTTTGTCCGCATAGAGAATGGGGAAGCCTACCTTTTTAACGCTTATATAGCTCCATATACACATGGAAATCTCTTCAATCACGAACCTACGAGAAGGAGAAAGCTACTTCTACACAAGAGAGAGATAAAAAGGCTCTTGGGAAAAGTTCAAGAAAAGGGATTAACAATAGTTCCTCTTAGAATGTACTTCAATAAACGGGGAAAGGTAAAGGTAGAGATAGCTTTGGTTAGGGGTAAGAAGAAGTACGATAAGAGAGAGGCTATCAAGAGAAGAGAACTTGAGAGAGAGGCTCAAAAGGCTATGAAGTACTATAAGTAG